The following proteins come from a genomic window of Venturia canescens isolate UGA chromosome 4, ASM1945775v1, whole genome shotgun sequence:
- the LOC122409063 gene encoding tRNA pseudouridine synthase-like 1, translating to MVRYMIYMSYIGSRYRGAQRQSGSESLLDVDSIQGAIEAGLLTLYPRSLIRPKLTLSSRTDAGVHALCSTAHVELENPHEPFYETESTLKTLNRYLTHCGHEIRITSFFPIKDTFHVRFGAQSRTYVYRLMCPKSQHELKLPIAELGRTWNLSDTKFDIEKVKAATRLFMGRKNFETFSGKNRTGRELRYERSLNILKIEDGEPLMLMDPLSKNFHYWNIVCNARAFLYNQVRRIVGALAGIGFGSLTERDINIMLHVPSSQSWTATMPVAPPHGLYLKEVTYDRVELATSRIRH from the exons atggttCGTTATATGATATACATGTCTTACATCGGATCTCGTTACAG AGGTGCTCAACGACAATCAGGATCAGAATCTCTGTTAGATGTTGATTCTATTCAGGGTGCTATTGAGGCTGGATTGTTGACTCTTTATCCACGAAGTTTGATCAGACCAAAATTGACCTTGTCGAGCAG AACAGATGCAGGGGTTCATGCTTTATGCTCCACAGCTCATGTGGAATTGGAAAATCCACATGAACCATTTTATGAGACTGAGTCAACTCTAAAAACCTTGAATCGATATTTAACCCATTGCGGACATGAAATTAG AATAACTTCTTTCTTTCCGATAAAAGATACTTTCCACGTCAGATTTGGAGCTCAGTCTCGTACCTACGTTTATAGGCTTATGTGCCCAAAAAGCCAACACGAACTGAAACTACCCATAGCAGAACTGGGACGTACATGGAATTTAAG TGATACCAAATTTGACATAGAAAAGGTAAAAGCAGCAACGCGCTTGTTTATGGGTAGAAAGAACTTTGAGACTTTTTCGGGTAAAAATCGAACAGGGCGCGAGCTGCGATACGAAAGAAGTTTGAACATACTAAAGATCGAAGACGGAGAGCCACTCATGTTGATGGATCCGCTGTctaagaattttcattattggAATATCGTCTGCAATGCAAGAGCTTTTCTTTACAATCAG gTCCGTCGAATCGTGGGAGCCTTGGCAGGCATCGGATTTGGAAGTTTAACAGAAAGGGACATAAACATTATGCTGCATGTTCCATCCAGTCAGAGTTGGACAGCCACTATGCCAGTCGCACCGCCTCATGGACTTTACCTCAAAGAAGTGACGTACGATCGCGTAGAATTAGCAACCAGTCGAATACGTCATTAg
- the LOC122409065 gene encoding dual specificity protein phosphatase 19-like, translated as MDLLSQIEARKKKLKATTTILTNEAGERYEIYDGVERKLKEKRLPFVVDEKPDMQIARITEGLFLSSQDPVTNEESLKNHCIRHVLSLGIKVPVELDGIKYHFVDFLDLPEFEISTVIPECLRIIHECKRDNILVHCNAGVSRSATIVIAYLMATENFKYEEAYERVKSLRTCIRPNDGFVKQLQSILNLKSMLSEKYSNHIEEL; from the coding sequence ATGGACCTTCTAAGTCAAATTgaggcgaggaaaaaaaagttaaaagcaACGACTACAATATTAACAAATGAAGCAGGCGAGAGATATGAAATATATGATGGTGTTGAACGTAAATTGAAGGAGAAACGTTTGCCTTTCGTAGTGGATGAGAAACCAGACATGCAAATAGCACGAATCACGGAAGGATTATTTCTGAGTTCTCAGGATCCTGTGACGAACGAGGAATCATTGAAGAATCATTGCATACGTCACGTTCTCAGTCTCGGAATAAAAGTTCCCGTTGAGCTAGACGGAATCAAATATCATTTCGtggattttcttgatttaccAGAATTTGAGATATCCACAGTGATCCCAGAGTGTCTGAGAATAATACACGAATGCAAGAGAGATAATATTTTAGTACATTGTAACGCAGGTGTTTCTCGCTCGGCGACAATTGTTATTGCTTATTTGATGGCaacagaaaatttcaaatacgaGGAAGCTTATGAAAGGGTGAAATCTCTGAGAACTTGCATCCGACCAAACGACGGTTTCGTTAAGCAATTACAGTCGATCTTGAATTTGAAATCCATGCTTTCTGAGAAATATTCTAATCACATCGAGGAGCTCTGA